From Sporosarcina sp. 6E9, a single genomic window includes:
- a CDS encoding phospho-sugar mutase, whose product MSWKIEAEKWLNQEALEETLKQQLELAKNNEKLMEDSFYKNLSFGTAGLRGELGFGTNRMNIYTVRKAAQGLAAYIKSCGEEAAERGVAIAYDSRHQSPEFGLEVAKVLGKNGIKSYLFSKLQSTPLLSFTVRELNTFSGVVITASHNPAEYNGFKVYGEDGGQVASEAASAITEHVESIEDLFSVEVMDESLLLDEGLLIYLGDDMSERYTEQLRHILIEGDYDKSLSIVYSSLHGAGGELVCKGLKAAGFDNVTVVAEQAIPDPDFSTVAYPNPEESKAFDLAIPYGHKVNADILIATDPDADRMGLAVLNKTGEYVFLTGNQIGALLLSTILEDKKTQNTLPDNGVVIKSIVTSELGQAIADSYNVKMMNVLTGFKFISEEIEKFHQTKASTFLFGYEESFGYLIGDFVRDKDAVQASVLIAEAAAKYKENGLTLLDGLDALYEEYGYYQEALESLTLKGKSGMAEIEKIMQYFGSDDFLKEFPETIAVVEDYSTGKVVNHETGTTKQLDFPTSNVLKYITPDNSWFCIRPSGTEPKIKFYFAVKGETKTESDTLLINMKNAVMKVVETLTTT is encoded by the coding sequence GTGAGCTGGAAAATTGAAGCAGAAAAGTGGCTAAATCAAGAAGCATTAGAGGAAACATTAAAACAACAACTAGAGTTAGCTAAAAACAACGAAAAATTAATGGAAGATAGCTTTTATAAGAACTTGTCATTCGGAACAGCGGGTCTTCGAGGGGAACTCGGATTCGGGACGAACCGGATGAATATCTATACGGTCAGAAAAGCAGCCCAAGGGCTTGCGGCATACATCAAGAGCTGCGGGGAAGAAGCTGCTGAAAGAGGGGTCGCAATTGCTTACGACTCGAGACATCAATCGCCTGAGTTCGGTCTTGAAGTCGCAAAAGTATTAGGGAAAAACGGCATCAAATCTTATTTATTTTCGAAGTTGCAATCGACTCCGTTGTTATCTTTTACAGTCCGTGAATTAAATACATTTTCTGGTGTTGTGATTACTGCGAGTCATAATCCTGCCGAATATAATGGGTTTAAAGTTTACGGAGAAGACGGCGGACAAGTCGCGTCAGAAGCTGCAAGTGCGATTACGGAGCATGTAGAAAGTATTGAAGATCTATTTTCCGTTGAAGTTATGGATGAATCACTACTTTTAGATGAAGGTTTATTAATTTATTTAGGCGATGATATGAGCGAGCGTTATACCGAACAACTACGACATATCCTCATAGAAGGCGATTATGATAAGAGTCTATCGATTGTTTATTCGTCTTTACATGGAGCTGGTGGGGAGTTGGTGTGCAAAGGATTAAAGGCAGCCGGTTTCGATAATGTTACTGTTGTTGCAGAACAAGCAATTCCGGACCCTGATTTTTCAACCGTCGCCTATCCAAATCCTGAAGAATCAAAAGCGTTTGACCTTGCGATACCTTACGGCCATAAAGTAAATGCGGACATACTTATCGCGACAGATCCAGATGCCGATCGAATGGGCTTGGCAGTGTTAAATAAAACCGGCGAATACGTGTTTCTGACGGGCAACCAAATCGGTGCTTTGTTATTAAGCACGATATTGGAAGATAAGAAAACTCAAAACACATTGCCAGACAATGGTGTCGTTATTAAATCGATTGTTACGTCAGAACTTGGACAGGCGATTGCAGACAGTTACAACGTAAAAATGATGAATGTATTAACCGGATTCAAGTTCATTAGCGAAGAAATCGAGAAATTCCATCAGACCAAAGCGTCTACTTTCCTATTTGGCTATGAAGAAAGTTTCGGCTATTTAATCGGCGACTTCGTGCGTGATAAGGATGCCGTTCAAGCATCTGTATTAATTGCCGAAGCGGCAGCCAAATATAAAGAAAATGGCCTGACTTTACTGGATGGGCTCGATGCTTTGTACGAAGAATATGGGTATTACCAAGAGGCATTGGAATCGTTAACATTAAAAGGAAAATCTGGAATGGCTGAAATTGAAAAAATCATGCAATACTTCGGATCGGATGACTTTTTGAAAGAGTTTCCAGAAACGATTGCGGTTGTCGAGGATTATTCAACTGGAAAAGTTGTCAATCATGAAACAGGAACGACAAAACAACTTGACTTCCCTACATCGAATGTCCTGAAATATATAACGCCTGATAATTCATGGTTTTGTATACGTCCATCAGGAACTGAACCAAAAATCAAGTTCTACTTTGCTGTAAAAGGTGAAACAAAAACTGAAAGTGATACACTATTAATTAACATGAAAAATGCTGTCATGAAAGTCGTTGAAACGCTGACGACTACGTGA
- a CDS encoding HAD family hydrolase translates to MIRLIAIDMDGTLLGPDHTISNKNKEAILEAQSRGIEVVIATGRSFSEAYYPLTDAGLKVPFICLNGAEVRKNDGELISATYLAESEIDHIISILEEQIIDYQLFIGKTVYTKSIEDQIDTFVQLALAANQVPPIDDIRAEVMNRVEIGLVKEIPALAPIIEKHKKEINKIFGTSFNKVHLDNARQALKSLPGLAVSSSGAGNLEITNINAQKGIALKQLAKSKGIAMEHVMAIGDNYNDLSMLQVVGHSVAMGNAPEEIKSVCKSVTTTNEFDGVGTAIESALRLKI, encoded by the coding sequence GTGATACGTTTAATAGCAATAGATATGGATGGTACGTTATTAGGTCCCGACCATACGATTAGCAATAAAAATAAAGAAGCGATACTAGAAGCACAGTCACGTGGAATCGAAGTAGTGATTGCAACGGGTAGAAGTTTTTCAGAAGCTTATTATCCTTTAACGGACGCTGGTTTAAAAGTCCCGTTCATTTGCTTGAATGGTGCAGAAGTTCGAAAAAATGATGGAGAATTGATTTCCGCTACGTATTTAGCTGAAAGTGAAATAGACCACATTATATCGATTTTAGAAGAACAGATAATCGATTATCAATTGTTTATCGGTAAAACAGTCTATACAAAAAGTATCGAAGATCAAATTGATACTTTTGTTCAACTGGCGCTGGCTGCAAATCAAGTTCCGCCAATTGACGACATACGTGCAGAAGTGATGAATCGAGTGGAAATCGGGTTAGTTAAGGAAATTCCTGCATTAGCACCGATTATTGAGAAACATAAAAAAGAAATTAATAAAATCTTTGGTACGTCATTTAATAAAGTCCATTTGGATAACGCTAGACAAGCACTAAAATCATTACCTGGACTTGCAGTCAGTTCCTCCGGAGCAGGCAACCTTGAGATTACCAATATCAATGCACAAAAAGGAATCGCATTGAAACAACTTGCCAAGTCCAAAGGCATTGCAATGGAACATGTGATGGCCATTGGTGATAACTATAATGACTTGTCAATGCTACAGGTCGTTGGCCATTCAGTCGCAATGGGCAATGCCCCTGAGGAAATCAAGTCCGTGTGTAAATCCGTAACAACAACAAACGAATTCGATGGCGTCGGTACAGCAATCGAATCAGCATTGCGTTTGAAAATATAA
- a CDS encoding AEC family transporter has product MMELLSILKDIILPIFVVMALGFVMQTKFELNIQTLARMNIYFLVPGFIFVKLYSTKISFNLFGNILLFFMLYVAILFVISRFIGNAIGLEKGEKTTFSNSTIFFNSGNYGVPVNDLVFKSDPLAMSIQVIILTLQNIFLFSYGIFSLQSIQVGKLKAALGYFRMPVLYAMLAGVLLNAYDVPIPSFIWIPANYIADAMIALALFTLGAQVAKIKFSTGLKTVYYSLVLRLAIGPFIALAIIYIFKVDGIVAQALLIGSAMPTSVNSAVIAEEYNNHPDLAAQIVLFSTLFSAITVTLVIYLARFLF; this is encoded by the coding sequence TTGATGGAACTATTAAGCATTCTAAAAGATATTATTTTGCCGATTTTCGTGGTCATGGCATTAGGGTTTGTGATGCAGACGAAATTCGAGTTAAACATTCAAACGTTAGCCAGAATGAATATTTACTTTCTCGTTCCGGGTTTCATCTTCGTTAAGTTATATAGCACGAAAATCTCATTCAACTTATTTGGGAATATTTTACTCTTTTTCATGCTTTATGTTGCTATCCTTTTTGTAATTTCCCGTTTTATCGGGAATGCAATCGGTTTGGAGAAAGGCGAGAAAACCACATTCTCAAACAGTACGATTTTTTTCAATTCGGGCAATTACGGGGTTCCTGTGAATGATTTAGTGTTCAAAAGTGATCCGTTGGCGATGTCGATACAAGTGATTATACTGACATTGCAAAATATCTTTCTTTTTTCGTACGGTATTTTTTCATTACAATCGATTCAAGTTGGGAAGCTAAAGGCGGCACTTGGTTATTTTCGAATGCCCGTTTTGTATGCGATGTTGGCGGGGGTACTATTAAATGCTTATGATGTTCCAATTCCGTCTTTTATTTGGATTCCGGCGAATTATATCGCAGATGCAATGATTGCGCTTGCCTTATTTACATTAGGTGCGCAGGTCGCCAAGATCAAATTTTCGACTGGATTGAAGACAGTTTACTATAGTTTGGTGCTTAGATTGGCCATTGGTCCGTTCATTGCTTTAGCGATTATATACATATTTAAAGTGGACGGCATTGTGGCTCAAGCATTATTAATCGGTTCAGCAATGCCAACGTCTGTTAACAGTGCAGTGATTGCTGAAGAATATAATAACCATCCTGATTTAGCGGCACAGATTGTATTGTTCTCAACATTGTTTAGTGCGATTACGGTTACGCTTGTTATTTATTTGGCTAGGTTTTTATTTTGA
- the larC gene encoding nickel insertion protein, with protein sequence MSAKHPPNHAHIDQEMFKMEVNLDDISGEILGYIMDLLIESGANDVYYTSIYMKKNRPGILLQLLCSGENLDKMKRILFTETTTLGVRYYPLTVHRTERRFRKVLTKWGEVTVKEGIYEGKVIQSSPEYEECKKIAEHHQVPLKKVYEQVWKQLID encoded by the coding sequence ATGAGTGCTAAACACCCTCCAAATCATGCACATATAGATCAAGAGATGTTTAAAATGGAAGTAAATCTGGATGATATATCAGGGGAAATACTTGGCTATATAATGGATCTATTAATTGAGTCGGGTGCCAATGATGTTTATTATACGTCTATTTATATGAAGAAAAACAGACCGGGAATATTGCTTCAATTATTATGCTCTGGGGAAAATCTTGATAAGATGAAACGAATCTTATTCACGGAAACCACTACGCTTGGTGTGCGTTATTATCCTTTAACGGTTCACCGGACGGAGAGAAGGTTTCGCAAAGTGTTAACGAAGTGGGGAGAAGTGACTGTTAAAGAAGGGATTTATGAGGGAAAAGTCATTCAAAGCTCGCCAGAATATGAAGAATGCAAGAAAATTGCCGAACATCATCAAGTTCCGCTGAAAAAGGTATATGAACAGGTGTGGAAGCAGTTGATTGATTAA
- the larB gene encoding nickel pincer cofactor biosynthesis protein LarB, with amino-acid sequence MEDILKQVQQGTLTVEEAKIKLATYENLGFAKVDHHRKKRQGFPETIYGEGKSAEQISAIISAIRANNDYVLVTRITDEKSTEVQKTHPDLLYNNQAQILHSSRPSDDIFGTGYIAVVCAGTSDLRVAEEAAVTAEVFGCEVRRFYDVGVAGIHRLFDNIDEIQNATVSIVVAGMDGALPSVVGGLVSHPVIAVPTSVGYGASYNGLAALLTMLNSCASGISVVNIDNGFGGAYNAALIHKLAQRKVER; translated from the coding sequence ATGGAAGACATTTTGAAGCAAGTCCAACAAGGTACGTTAACCGTTGAAGAAGCCAAAATAAAGTTAGCTACATATGAAAATTTGGGGTTTGCGAAAGTAGACCATCATCGAAAAAAACGTCAAGGATTTCCCGAAACCATTTACGGAGAAGGAAAATCTGCCGAACAAATTTCAGCCATTATTTCCGCAATTCGCGCGAATAATGATTATGTATTAGTGACGCGGATTACTGATGAAAAGTCGACTGAAGTTCAAAAAACGCACCCTGATTTACTGTATAATAATCAAGCACAAATTTTGCATTCTTCGAGACCGAGCGATGATATTTTCGGGACTGGATATATTGCGGTTGTTTGTGCGGGTACGTCTGATTTACGGGTTGCGGAAGAAGCCGCGGTTACTGCGGAAGTATTCGGCTGTGAAGTTCGTCGTTTTTACGATGTGGGAGTGGCTGGAATTCATCGTCTTTTTGATAATATCGATGAAATTCAAAATGCGACCGTTTCAATCGTAGTCGCGGGAATGGATGGCGCCCTTCCAAGCGTAGTCGGCGGACTTGTTTCCCACCCTGTCATTGCAGTCCCGACAAGTGTCGGATACGGTGCAAGTTATAATGGATTAGCTGCTTTGTTAACAATGTTGAATTCCTGTGCATCTGGCATTAGTGTTGTCAATATCGATAATGGTTTTGGCGGCGCTTATAATGCGGCGTTGATCCATAAATTGGCACAGCGAAAAGTGGAGAGGTGA
- a CDS encoding gluconokinase — protein MKKDLVFALDIGTTSAKAVLFELDGKLVASAERMITSNYPETGRVEQNPIEIERASVGAIHDCMKKSNRRKEEVLTLGISCAMHSLICVNENYEPLSQALIWADGRSNEQAKKLRETVGDSVYANTGLPNHPMSPLSKLLWMKETNFEPYQQAAYFISVKEYVLQKWFGHSVIDYSMASATGLFNMKTFDWDEEALELAGISKNQLSRIVPPTEILTGIDKTIAEKMGISSEMSFVIGSADGQLANLGSGAINPGEVAISAGTSGAIRQMIKGFEVSDSQETFCYAFTDELSILGGPTNNGGIALQWLKELIEYEGSFDQLTAEAEKVAPGAEGVLFLPYINGERAPIWKQEAKGNFFGLSITHKKEHLVRAVLEGITYNLYHIGKALEKKVGEPEKIFVNGGLAQSPLWVQMLADVFGKDVYVSESHHSAAWGAAWTALVAIGQVDSFEKIKQNIPIEAIIQPNMDNHEVYAKAFEKYIGIASDLSKYF, from the coding sequence ATGAAAAAAGATTTAGTGTTTGCATTGGATATTGGAACAACAAGTGCAAAAGCGGTACTGTTTGAATTAGACGGCAAATTGGTCGCGTCTGCTGAAAGAATGATCACTTCAAATTACCCTGAAACAGGTAGGGTCGAACAAAATCCAATTGAAATTGAACGTGCTTCTGTCGGTGCGATTCATGATTGCATGAAGAAATCAAATCGAAGAAAAGAAGAGGTGTTAACACTAGGGATTTCTTGTGCGATGCATTCTTTGATTTGCGTGAACGAGAATTATGAACCGCTATCGCAAGCTTTGATTTGGGCGGATGGCCGTAGTAACGAACAAGCTAAAAAACTTAGAGAAACCGTTGGAGACAGCGTTTACGCGAATACGGGACTTCCCAATCACCCAATGTCGCCGCTAAGCAAATTGCTTTGGATGAAAGAGACGAATTTTGAACCCTATCAACAAGCCGCTTATTTTATTTCCGTAAAAGAATATGTTCTTCAAAAGTGGTTTGGCCATAGCGTAATTGATTATTCGATGGCGTCCGCTACGGGATTATTTAATATGAAGACATTCGATTGGGATGAAGAAGCACTCGAACTTGCAGGTATTAGCAAGAACCAACTTTCGCGAATTGTACCACCGACCGAAATTCTTACCGGCATTGATAAAACGATTGCTGAAAAGATGGGTATTTCAAGTGAGATGTCGTTTGTCATCGGTTCCGCAGATGGTCAATTGGCGAACCTTGGAAGCGGAGCGATTAATCCAGGAGAAGTGGCGATATCCGCTGGAACAAGTGGTGCAATTCGACAAATGATTAAAGGTTTTGAAGTGAGTGATAGCCAAGAAACATTTTGTTATGCATTCACTGATGAATTGTCAATTCTCGGGGGACCTACAAATAATGGTGGGATCGCATTGCAGTGGTTAAAAGAACTTATCGAATACGAAGGAAGTTTCGATCAGTTAACTGCTGAAGCAGAGAAAGTTGCTCCAGGTGCTGAAGGTGTATTGTTCTTACCATATATAAACGGGGAAAGAGCCCCGATATGGAAACAAGAAGCGAAAGGTAATTTCTTTGGACTTTCTATCACACACAAAAAAGAACACTTAGTTCGTGCTGTTTTGGAAGGGATTACGTATAATCTATACCATATCGGTAAAGCGCTTGAAAAGAAAGTTGGCGAACCAGAAAAAATATTCGTCAATGGCGGTCTAGCTCAATCTCCACTTTGGGTGCAAATGCTAGCTGATGTATTTGGAAAGGATGTCTATGTTTCTGAAAGCCACCATAGTGCGGCTTGGGGAGCGGCATGGACTGCGTTGGTTGCAATCGGTCAGGTGGATTCATTTGAAAAAATTAAACAGAATATCCCGATTGAAGCAATTATACAACCGAATATGGATAATCATGAAGTCTATGCAAAAGCATTTGAAAAGTATATTGGAATTGCGAGCGACTTATCGAAGTACTTTTAA
- a CDS encoding SDR family oxidoreductase, translated as MGKLFDLTGKTAVAIGGNSVLGSSMVKGLADQGAQIAVVGRNLETAEKVVQEIIENGGKAKAFRADVVSKESLENVATEIEAWSGGWDILLNAPGANSPTPFFEIEEDEWDHILDVNLKGIMLTTQVFAKKMIDQERKGSIINISSVSSTTPLSRVFTYSVSKAGVNNMTQFLAREFAPYGIRVNAIIPGFFPAEQNRKILSEERIESIMGHTPMNRFGDPEELVGTAVWLASDKASSFVTGTLIRVDGGFGSMTI; from the coding sequence ATGGGAAAGTTATTTGATTTGACTGGGAAAACAGCAGTAGCGATTGGCGGTAACAGTGTATTGGGATCATCAATGGTTAAAGGATTGGCGGACCAAGGTGCACAAATAGCTGTTGTTGGCCGTAATTTAGAGACAGCGGAGAAGGTTGTACAAGAAATTATTGAAAACGGTGGAAAAGCAAAAGCATTTCGCGCAGATGTCGTTTCTAAAGAATCTCTTGAAAATGTTGCAACTGAAATTGAAGCATGGTCAGGCGGATGGGATATTTTATTGAATGCACCGGGCGCGAACAGTCCGACACCGTTCTTTGAAATAGAAGAAGACGAGTGGGACCATATTTTAGATGTAAACTTAAAAGGCATCATGCTAACGACGCAAGTATTTGCCAAAAAGATGATCGATCAAGAAAGAAAAGGCAGCATCATTAACATATCATCTGTCTCTTCAACAACACCGCTTTCAAGGGTATTCACCTACTCTGTTTCTAAAGCAGGCGTTAACAATATGACACAATTCTTGGCACGCGAATTCGCGCCATACGGCATCCGCGTCAATGCGATTATCCCTGGATTCTTCCCTGCTGAACAAAACCGTAAAATCTTAAGCGAAGAAAGAATCGAATCTATCATGGGCCATACGCCGATGAATCGATTCGGTGATCCTGAAGAGTTAGTGGGTACAGCAGTATGGCTTGCATCTGATAAAGCATCTAGCTTTGTTACGGGAACGTTAATCCGCGTTGACGGCGGTTTTGGAAGTATGACAATTTAA
- a CDS encoding lactate racemase domain-containing protein, translated as MSIIDELLKDIPVPKMMKVKQTFDNKQIDDVDQALTDALQQEEIRKTVKPGMEIAVAVGSRGVDQIVEVTARTIKFLQDLGAKPFIVPSMGSHGGASAEGQIAVLAHLGVTEESANCEIRSSMEVVEIGQLENGLPVYVDKYASEADGIVVINRVKPHTAFRGTVESGIMKMIAIGLGKQKGAEACHQLGFEHMGKHIILMSNMILEKLPVLFGVATVENAFDKVAHVEVLLPDVIESRETELQKLAKKLLPKINFKNIDVLIIDEIGKNISGDGMDPNITGRYPTPYAHGGPEVNKMVVLDLTHETEGNANGVGTADFTTQRLIDKTDWDATYANGLTSTVVAPTKAATTLANDRLALKAAIKTCNILDFTQVKMVRIKNTLELSEIEVSEALLDEVENNEYLTKVSALFELEFDDEGNLA; from the coding sequence ATGAGCATTATTGATGAACTTTTAAAAGACATTCCAGTACCGAAAATGATGAAAGTTAAGCAAACATTCGACAATAAACAGATAGATGATGTTGATCAAGCATTGACAGATGCTTTGCAACAAGAGGAAATTCGGAAAACGGTAAAGCCCGGAATGGAAATCGCAGTAGCTGTTGGGAGCCGAGGTGTTGACCAAATTGTTGAAGTGACTGCACGAACGATAAAATTTTTACAAGACCTTGGCGCTAAACCCTTCATCGTTCCAAGCATGGGAAGTCACGGAGGCGCATCTGCGGAAGGACAAATAGCTGTTTTAGCCCATTTAGGTGTTACAGAAGAATCGGCTAACTGTGAAATTCGCTCATCCATGGAAGTTGTGGAAATTGGACAGTTAGAAAATGGATTGCCGGTCTATGTTGATAAATATGCATCTGAAGCAGATGGAATCGTCGTTATCAACAGGGTGAAACCACATACTGCATTCAGAGGAACTGTTGAAAGTGGCATTATGAAAATGATTGCAATCGGTTTGGGTAAGCAGAAGGGTGCAGAAGCTTGTCATCAGCTCGGATTTGAACATATGGGAAAACATATTATTCTAATGTCGAATATGATTCTCGAAAAACTACCTGTACTTTTTGGCGTTGCGACGGTTGAAAATGCTTTTGATAAGGTCGCCCATGTCGAAGTATTGCTACCGGATGTCATTGAATCGAGAGAAACTGAACTTCAAAAGTTGGCGAAAAAACTATTGCCGAAGATTAATTTCAAAAATATCGATGTTTTGATTATCGATGAAATCGGTAAAAACATTAGCGGAGATGGCATGGATCCGAATATTACGGGACGTTACCCAACGCCTTATGCGCACGGCGGACCTGAAGTGAATAAGATGGTCGTTCTTGACTTGACGCATGAAACTGAAGGAAATGCAAACGGTGTTGGAACTGCAGACTTCACGACGCAGCGGTTAATTGATAAAACAGATTGGGATGCGACGTACGCAAATGGACTCACTTCAACAGTCGTCGCGCCAACAAAAGCTGCTACGACATTGGCGAATGACCGACTAGCTTTAAAGGCGGCAATTAAGACTTGTAATATTCTTGATTTCACTCAAGTGAAAATGGTGCGCATCAAAAATACGTTAGAACTAAGTGAGATTGAAGTGTCAGAGGCTTTATTGGACGAAGTTGAAAATAATGAGTACTTGACAAAAGTATCAGCGTTGTTTGAATTGGAATTTGATGATGAAGGAAACTTAGCGTAA
- the larE gene encoding ATP-dependent sacrificial sulfur transferase LarE encodes MNETSIQKNLELGEILSEMGRVMVAFSGGVDSALVLKRAQEELGDQVLAVVVASELFRKQEFEDAVKLAEDMGVEVYKTEIKELDNPDIVANTPDSWYYSKKMLYTHLNELAERMDYPYVLDGMIMDDLDDFRPGMRARKEAGARSVLQEAKIYKKEVRELANQLGLPVWDKPASCSLASRIPYGIEIDQQKIEQVDQAEIFLAKIGFPQVRVRHHDNIARIEVTPEEIGKLVEQRDSIHLKLKSLGFTYVSLDLRGYRTGSMNEELPENVLKSV; translated from the coding sequence ATGAACGAAACATCTATTCAAAAGAATCTTGAATTAGGGGAAATCCTTTCTGAAATGGGACGCGTCATGGTCGCGTTCTCGGGCGGCGTGGACAGCGCTTTGGTTTTAAAAAGAGCACAAGAAGAACTAGGAGATCAAGTGTTAGCAGTCGTAGTTGCATCAGAACTGTTCCGTAAACAAGAGTTTGAAGATGCGGTTAAACTTGCAGAAGACATGGGTGTAGAGGTTTATAAAACAGAAATCAAAGAATTAGATAATCCGGATATCGTTGCCAACACACCTGACAGTTGGTATTACAGCAAAAAAATGCTTTATACACACTTAAATGAGCTAGCAGAGCGCATGGATTATCCATACGTTTTAGATGGCATGATCATGGATGATTTGGACGATTTCCGCCCAGGCATGCGCGCAAGAAAAGAAGCTGGCGCGCGTAGCGTATTGCAAGAAGCGAAAATCTATAAGAAAGAGGTCCGGGAGCTTGCCAATCAGTTAGGACTCCCGGTATGGGATAAGCCAGCGTCATGCAGTCTTGCATCAAGAATTCCATACGGCATCGAAATTGATCAACAAAAAATCGAACAAGTTGATCAAGCTGAAATCTTCTTAGCGAAAATTGGCTTCCCTCAAGTACGTGTTCGTCACCACGATAACATTGCACGTATTGAGGTAACTCCTGAAGAAATCGGGAAATTAGTCGAGCAACGTGATAGCATCCATTTAAAACTTAAATCGCTTGGCTTTACTTATGTCTCATTAGATTTACGTGGATACCGAACAGGCAGCATGAATGAAGAGTTGCCTGAAAATGTACTAAAGAGCGTCTAA
- the larC gene encoding nickel pincer cofactor biosynthesis protein LarC — MNILYFDCFSGISGDMVISALIDAGGDATQLVNELKKLTLEDEYDLTFTKVVKNGITSTKFDVLLTNKEHSHEHNHEHEHHHGHSHRSYKHIVKLIKSAGLSESVEDMALSIFRKIGIAEGMIHGVALDDVHFHEVGAVDSIIDIVGTAILLDQLEINTIQSSPIPVGSGKIHIDHGIYPVPAPATLEILRGIPIAASDVKGELATPTGAAIVAVLAESFGTLPAMKVTSIGYGAGTKTFTTHPNVLRVIIGS; from the coding sequence ATGAATATATTATATTTTGATTGTTTTTCAGGAATCAGTGGAGACATGGTCATCAGTGCTTTAATCGATGCAGGTGGAGATGCAACTCAATTGGTGAATGAATTAAAAAAGCTGACGCTAGAAGATGAATATGACTTAACGTTTACGAAAGTCGTAAAAAATGGCATAACGAGTACAAAGTTCGATGTTTTGTTGACCAATAAAGAACATAGCCACGAGCATAATCACGAACACGAACACCATCACGGGCATAGCCATCGTTCTTACAAACATATTGTGAAGCTCATTAAATCAGCAGGTTTATCTGAAAGCGTTGAAGACATGGCCTTATCTATTTTCAGGAAAATTGGAATTGCAGAAGGCATGATTCATGGTGTTGCGTTAGATGATGTTCATTTCCATGAAGTAGGGGCTGTCGATTCTATAATCGATATCGTTGGGACAGCGATATTACTTGATCAGTTGGAGATTAATACGATTCAATCATCACCAATTCCTGTTGGCTCAGGAAAGATTCATATTGATCATGGAATCTATCCGGTACCTGCGCCCGCGACATTGGAAATTCTTCGCGGTATTCCGATAGCTGCGAGCGATGTAAAAGGAGAACTGGCTACACCGACTGGTGCTGCAATTGTAGCGGTACTTGCTGAAAGTTTTGGAACGTTGCCGGCGATGAAAGTGACGTCAATTGGATATGGCGCTGGAACGAAAACATTTACGACTCATCCAAATGTTTTACGCGTAATTATTGGAAGTTAA